One genomic segment of Burkholderia multivorans ATCC BAA-247 includes these proteins:
- a CDS encoding sulfite exporter TauE/SafE family protein, with product MLALVILAGLWAGLQNALAGGGSFVTLPALIVFGMSPLAANITSTVALFPAQVATGWASRRMVRGAGKLPFRALFAISVVGGALGGLLLLKTPSSIFSRLVPWLVLFATVLFAWGSFFRRPAGEAAHIGPVAAAISQFLIAIYGGYFGGGIGFLMMAALTMAGLSPRHATSTKNALAGVMNASAVVLFVTSPQLHWGAALALGGGAVVGGLLGTWALHRVNERMLRIAIVCIGAALTVALFVKPI from the coding sequence GTGCTTGCGCTCGTCATCCTCGCCGGTCTGTGGGCCGGTCTGCAAAACGCCCTGGCGGGCGGCGGCTCGTTCGTCACGCTGCCGGCGCTGATCGTGTTCGGCATGTCGCCGCTCGCCGCGAATATCACGTCGACAGTCGCGCTGTTCCCGGCGCAGGTCGCTACCGGCTGGGCGAGCCGCCGTATGGTGCGCGGGGCCGGCAAGCTGCCGTTTCGTGCGCTGTTCGCGATCAGCGTCGTCGGCGGCGCACTCGGCGGCCTGCTGCTGTTGAAAACACCGTCGTCGATCTTCTCGCGGCTCGTGCCGTGGCTCGTCCTGTTCGCGACGGTGCTGTTCGCGTGGGGCAGCTTCTTTCGCCGGCCGGCCGGCGAAGCCGCGCATATCGGCCCTGTCGCGGCCGCGATCTCGCAGTTTTTGATTGCAATCTACGGCGGCTATTTCGGCGGCGGCATCGGTTTCCTGATGATGGCCGCATTGACGATGGCGGGCCTGTCGCCACGTCACGCGACGTCGACGAAGAATGCGCTCGCGGGCGTGATGAATGCGTCGGCCGTCGTGCTGTTCGTGACGTCGCCGCAGCTGCATTGGGGCGCAGCACTCGCGCTCGGCGGCGGCGCCGTGGTCGGCGGCCTGCTCGGCACGTGGGCACTGCATCGCGTCAACGAACGCATGCTGCGCATTGCGATCGTCTGTATCGGCGCGGCGCTGACCGTCGCGCTGTTCGTCAAGCCGATCTGA
- a CDS encoding NnrU family protein: MLVLIAGLAIFLGVHSIRIVAEGWRAAMIARFGANGWRARFSIVSIVGFVLIVRGYGLARENAALLWVSPIGVRHLTGMLTAIAFVLLAAAYVPRNRIKTLVGHPMAAGVMVWAIAHLLANGTLHAVVLFGAFFVWSLADFVVLRARDRRDGVRYPAGGLAGDVGTVVAGLVAWAVFASFLHGWLIGVRPFG; the protein is encoded by the coding sequence ATGCTGGTCCTGATTGCCGGTTTAGCGATCTTCCTCGGTGTGCACTCGATCCGGATCGTCGCCGAAGGCTGGCGCGCCGCGATGATCGCGCGATTCGGCGCCAACGGCTGGCGGGCCCGTTTTTCCATCGTGTCGATCGTCGGCTTCGTGCTGATCGTCCGCGGCTACGGCCTCGCGCGCGAGAACGCGGCGCTGCTGTGGGTGTCGCCCATCGGTGTGCGTCATCTGACCGGCATGCTGACCGCGATCGCGTTCGTGCTGCTCGCCGCCGCGTATGTGCCGCGCAATCGCATCAAGACGCTGGTCGGGCATCCGATGGCCGCCGGCGTGATGGTCTGGGCGATCGCGCATCTGCTCGCGAACGGTACGTTGCATGCGGTCGTCCTGTTCGGCGCGTTCTTCGTGTGGTCGCTCGCCGACTTCGTCGTGTTGCGCGCGCGCGATCGGCGCGATGGCGTCCGGTATCCGGCGGGCGGCCTCGCCGGCGACGTCGGCACGGTCGTCGCCGGGCTCGTCGCGTGGGCGGTGTTCGCGTCGTTCCTGCACGGCTGGCTGATCGGCGTGCGGCCGTTCGGTTGA
- a CDS encoding TfoX/Sxy family protein, translating to MSWQAEKARGDEIAYQLSSLGAVTVTRLFGGAALRLDGVMFGFVARGSLFLRVDDVNRPAFVAAGMGPFSYAGRTRTVALDGYYETPADVLEDAGALFDWCRSAYRAALLAGPPKGRTRAAPKAKRVTARKRT from the coding sequence ATGAGCTGGCAGGCGGAGAAGGCACGCGGCGACGAGATCGCGTATCAGTTGTCGAGTCTCGGCGCGGTGACGGTCACGCGATTGTTCGGCGGCGCGGCGCTGCGGCTCGACGGTGTGATGTTCGGCTTCGTCGCGCGCGGTTCGCTGTTTCTGCGTGTCGACGACGTGAATCGCCCCGCGTTCGTCGCGGCCGGCATGGGGCCGTTTTCGTATGCGGGGCGTACGCGGACCGTCGCGCTCGACGGCTATTACGAAACGCCGGCCGACGTGCTCGAGGATGCCGGCGCGCTGTTCGACTGGTGCCGCAGCGCGTATCGCGCAGCGCTGCTCGCCGGGCCGCCGAAGGGGCGCACGCGCGCGGCACCGAAAGCGAAGCGCGTGACGGCGCGCAAGCGCACGTGA
- a CDS encoding malate/lactate/ureidoglycolate dehydrogenase: MTVPPTADTDLLRMGADPLHAFVAALWERAGSHAREARLVADHLVGANLAGHDSHGIGMIPNYVAAWREGGLRLNGHASIVRDGGAVLTIDGGRGFGQVVAFEAMVEGIERARRIGICAIGLREVHHLGRIGHWAEQCARAGLVSFHFVNVPGDLLVAPLHGTDARFGTNPFCAAYPRAGKPPLLLDFATSAIAYGKTRVAYNQGRHVPAGSLIDHRGQPTDDPAVMHVPPFGALLPFGLHKGYALAAMCEVFGGALVGGHTTYAETVQKTSAIVNGMLSVLIDPNAFDAADAAREADAFVDWAKASPPAGDEPVRVPGEPEEASRAARTAAGIPVDRATWRQIRDSAAAVGFDEAELDAWTQRCCVGA, translated from the coding sequence ATGACCGTGCCGCCGACTGCCGACACCGACCTGCTGCGCATGGGCGCCGATCCGCTGCATGCCTTCGTCGCCGCGCTGTGGGAGCGGGCCGGCAGTCACGCACGCGAAGCGCGGCTCGTCGCCGATCATCTGGTCGGCGCGAATCTCGCGGGCCACGATTCGCACGGGATCGGCATGATCCCGAACTACGTGGCGGCGTGGCGCGAAGGAGGGCTGCGCCTGAACGGCCATGCCTCGATCGTGCGCGACGGCGGCGCCGTGCTGACGATCGACGGCGGGCGCGGCTTCGGCCAGGTCGTCGCGTTCGAGGCGATGGTCGAAGGCATCGAGCGCGCGCGGCGCATCGGCATCTGCGCGATCGGCCTGCGCGAGGTCCATCATCTCGGCCGGATCGGCCACTGGGCCGAGCAGTGCGCGCGTGCGGGCCTCGTATCGTTTCACTTCGTCAACGTGCCGGGCGACCTGCTCGTCGCGCCGCTGCACGGCACCGATGCGCGTTTCGGCACGAATCCGTTCTGCGCCGCGTATCCGCGCGCCGGCAAGCCGCCGCTGCTGCTCGACTTCGCGACGAGCGCGATCGCGTACGGCAAGACGCGCGTTGCCTACAACCAGGGCCGGCACGTGCCGGCCGGTTCGCTGATCGACCATCGCGGACAGCCGACCGACGACCCGGCCGTGATGCACGTGCCGCCGTTCGGCGCGCTGCTGCCGTTCGGGCTGCACAAGGGCTATGCGCTCGCGGCGATGTGCGAAGTCTTCGGCGGTGCGCTGGTGGGCGGGCATACGACGTATGCCGAAACCGTGCAGAAGACGAGCGCGATCGTCAACGGGATGCTGTCGGTGCTGATCGACCCCAATGCATTCGATGCGGCCGATGCCGCGCGCGAAGCCGACGCGTTCGTCGACTGGGCGAAGGCGTCGCCGCCGGCGGGCGACGAGCCCGTGCGCGTGCCGGGCGAACCCGAGGAAGCGAGCCGCGCCGCGCGCACGGCAGCCGGCATTCCGGTCGACCGCGCGACGTGGCGGCAGATCCGCGACAGCGCAGCCGCGGTCGGCTTCGACGAAGCGGAGCTCGATGCGTGGACGCAGCGCTGCTGCGTCGGCGCCTGA
- a CDS encoding M20 family metallopeptidase, translated as MTSVDTTPVLDHDKLVTFIERKWNDEILHALTDYIAIPAKSPAFDPDWAKRGYLERVVTDAAQWAERQPVKGLKLEIVRLPGRTPVIFFETPATRSGSTDTILLYGHLDKQPEFDGWRADLGPWTPKFENGKLYGRGGADDGYAIYASLAALGALDEQGVERPRCVGLIETCEESGSYDLLPYVDALRDRLGQVSLVVCLDSGAGNYDQMWLTTSLRGLVSGDLQVEVLEEGIHSGVYGGIAPSSFRVMRQLFERLEDAKNGNLLPRVFHCEIPASRLREADAAAAILGDAVWKGLPWACGADGKPVLPTTTDPREALLNSTWRPSLSVTGAAGLPALADAGNVLRPRTAFKLSLRLPPLVDAAQAVQQLKELLEVDPPYNAKVTFKPDAGAATGWSAPDLAPWLASSLDAASRRHFGADCAYMGLGGTIPLMNVLQEGFPSAQFMVCGVLGPKSNAHGPNEFLHVPYAKKLTAAVADVIASAR; from the coding sequence ATGACCTCCGTCGACACTACCCCCGTCCTCGACCATGACAAGCTCGTCACCTTTATCGAGCGCAAGTGGAACGATGAAATCCTCCACGCCCTGACCGACTACATCGCGATTCCCGCGAAGAGCCCCGCATTCGATCCCGACTGGGCGAAGCGCGGCTATCTCGAGCGTGTCGTCACCGACGCCGCGCAGTGGGCCGAACGCCAGCCGGTGAAAGGGCTGAAGCTCGAGATCGTCCGTCTACCGGGCCGCACGCCCGTGATCTTCTTCGAGACGCCCGCGACGCGTTCGGGCAGCACCGACACGATCCTGCTGTACGGCCACCTCGACAAGCAGCCCGAATTCGACGGCTGGCGCGCCGATCTCGGCCCGTGGACGCCGAAGTTCGAGAACGGCAAGCTGTACGGCCGCGGCGGCGCGGACGACGGCTACGCGATCTATGCGAGCCTCGCGGCGCTCGGCGCGCTCGACGAGCAGGGCGTCGAACGGCCGCGCTGCGTCGGCCTGATCGAAACCTGCGAGGAATCGGGCAGCTACGACCTGCTGCCGTACGTCGACGCGCTGCGCGACCGGCTCGGCCAGGTATCGCTCGTCGTCTGCCTCGATTCCGGCGCCGGGAACTACGACCAGATGTGGCTGACCACGTCGCTGCGCGGGCTCGTGTCCGGCGACCTGCAGGTCGAGGTGCTCGAGGAAGGGATTCATTCGGGCGTGTACGGCGGCATCGCGCCGTCGAGCTTCCGCGTCATGCGTCAGCTGTTCGAACGTCTCGAGGACGCGAAGAACGGCAACCTGCTGCCGCGCGTGTTCCATTGCGAGATTCCGGCCAGCCGCCTGCGCGAGGCCGACGCGGCCGCCGCGATTCTCGGCGACGCGGTGTGGAAGGGATTGCCGTGGGCATGCGGCGCGGACGGCAAGCCGGTGCTGCCGACCACGACCGATCCGCGCGAGGCGCTGCTGAATTCGACGTGGCGGCCGTCGTTGTCGGTGACCGGCGCGGCGGGCCTGCCGGCGCTGGCCGATGCGGGCAACGTGCTGCGGCCGCGCACCGCGTTCAAGCTGTCGCTGCGCCTGCCGCCGCTCGTCGACGCCGCCCAGGCCGTGCAGCAGCTGAAGGAACTGCTCGAAGTCGATCCGCCGTACAACGCGAAGGTCACGTTCAAGCCCGATGCCGGCGCGGCCACCGGCTGGAGCGCACCCGATCTCGCGCCGTGGCTCGCGTCGTCGCTCGACGCCGCGTCGCGTCGCCACTTCGGCGCGGACTGCGCGTATATGGGCCTCGGCGGCACGATCCCGCTGATGAACGTGCTGCAGGAAGGCTTCCCGTCCGCGCAGTTCATGGTGTGCGGCGTGCTCGGGCCGAAGTCGAACGCGCACGGGCCGAACGAGTTCCTGCACGTGCCGTATGCGAAGAAGCTCACGGCGGCAGTGGCGGACGTGATCGCGTCCGCGCGCTGA
- the ftrA gene encoding transcriptional regulator FtrA has translation MKNHRVVALAYDRLCTFEFGCTVELFALDRPELGVDWYRFAVCASEPGPVRAAGGITVAAPYRLAMLDRADTIVIPGWRDADELPPEPLLKKLRAAHRRGARLCSICSGVFVLAAAGVLDGLTVTTHWRYAEKLQARYPALRVNPDALYVDEGQIITSAGSAAGLDMLLHLVRRDHGGAIANRVAQRLVLPPHRDGGQAQFVPRPVAPGGTDRLAKLIDWMRAHAAEPHTLASLAAQAAMSPRTLQRQFADATGMSPLAWLIRERVNVAKDLLETHPALSLAQVAARAGFGSEESLRRHFRRIAATSPAAYRRGMDRGARRWDA, from the coding sequence ATGAAAAATCATCGCGTCGTCGCGCTGGCCTACGACCGGCTCTGCACCTTCGAATTCGGCTGCACGGTCGAACTGTTCGCGCTCGACCGTCCGGAACTCGGCGTCGACTGGTACCGCTTCGCGGTGTGCGCGAGCGAGCCGGGGCCGGTGCGCGCGGCAGGCGGCATCACGGTCGCCGCGCCGTACCGGCTCGCGATGCTCGATCGCGCAGACACGATCGTGATCCCCGGCTGGCGCGATGCGGACGAACTGCCGCCGGAACCGCTGCTGAAGAAGCTGCGCGCCGCGCATCGTCGCGGCGCGCGGCTCTGTTCGATCTGCTCGGGCGTGTTCGTGCTGGCGGCGGCCGGCGTGCTCGACGGCCTCACCGTGACGACGCACTGGCGCTACGCGGAGAAGCTGCAGGCGCGCTATCCGGCGCTGCGCGTGAATCCCGACGCGCTTTACGTCGACGAGGGGCAGATCATCACGTCGGCCGGATCGGCGGCCGGCCTCGACATGCTGCTGCATCTGGTGCGACGCGATCACGGCGGTGCGATCGCGAACCGCGTCGCGCAGCGTCTCGTGCTGCCGCCGCATCGCGACGGCGGACAGGCGCAGTTCGTGCCGCGCCCCGTTGCGCCGGGCGGCACCGACCGGCTCGCGAAACTGATCGACTGGATGCGCGCGCACGCGGCCGAGCCGCATACGCTGGCATCGCTCGCCGCGCAGGCCGCGATGAGCCCGCGCACGCTGCAGCGGCAGTTCGCGGATGCGACAGGGATGTCGCCGCTCGCGTGGCTGATTCGCGAGCGCGTGAATGTCGCGAAGGATCTGCTCGAAACGCATCCGGCGCTGTCGCTCGCGCAGGTTGCCGCGCGGGCAGGCTTCGGTTCGGAAGAATCGCTGCGCCGGCATTTCCGGCGCATCGCGGCCACGAGTCCGGCCGCTTATCGGCGCGGCATGGATCGCGGCGCGCGACGCTGGGACGCCTGA
- a CDS encoding rhodanese-like domain-containing protein, translated as MSFVTDVPAADSAAALAHFDASLRFETDCWDVHDALASGAPDFVLLDVRSPELFAAGHVPGALNLPHRKIVEGKLAGYPRDTLFVVYCAGPHCNGAARAASRLAWLGRPVKLMIGGITGWRDEGFALSNDTRSETADSPRP; from the coding sequence ATGTCTTTCGTGACCGACGTTCCTGCCGCCGACAGCGCCGCCGCGCTCGCCCACTTCGACGCGTCGCTGCGCTTCGAGACCGACTGCTGGGACGTCCACGACGCGCTCGCGTCCGGCGCGCCGGACTTCGTGCTGCTCGACGTCCGCAGCCCCGAGCTGTTCGCGGCCGGCCATGTGCCCGGCGCGCTGAACCTGCCGCACCGGAAGATCGTGGAGGGCAAGCTGGCCGGGTATCCGCGCGACACGCTGTTCGTCGTCTACTGCGCGGGGCCGCACTGCAACGGCGCCGCACGCGCCGCGAGCCGCCTCGCGTGGCTCGGCCGGCCGGTCAAGCTGATGATCGGCGGCATCACGGGCTGGCGCGACGAAGGTTTCGCGCTGAGCAACGATACGCGATCCGAAACGGCCGATTCGCCGCGACCGTGA
- a CDS encoding superinfection immunity protein, producing the protein MQNEVLIQVAGSVVAIALYFLPAIVADRRGRHDKLIVAVFNALFGWTGIGWLITLYWACQPNPQVDVAQTILAKRRGISMRTFSTGLVERVQRRVAAQERWAEKQGCR; encoded by the coding sequence ATGCAGAACGAAGTCCTGATTCAAGTCGCCGGGTCGGTGGTCGCGATCGCGCTCTATTTCCTGCCCGCGATCGTCGCCGATCGACGCGGCCGGCACGACAAGCTGATCGTCGCCGTGTTCAACGCGCTGTTCGGCTGGACCGGCATCGGCTGGCTGATCACGCTGTACTGGGCCTGCCAGCCGAATCCGCAGGTCGACGTCGCGCAGACGATCCTCGCGAAACGCCGCGGCATCAGCATGCGCACGTTTTCGACGGGCCTCGTCGAACGCGTGCAGCGCCGCGTCGCCGCACAGGAACGATGGGCGGAAAAACAGGGGTGCCGCTGA
- a CDS encoding cytochrome P450, whose product MNPTDPIAAVMHRDPYPYYAALLDGPPLAYDASLGLWVATRAASVRAVLGHPACRVRPLDLPVPPALRGTSAGALFGELVRMNDGALRHQVPKQALHAALAQIDVQASRGRTATLAAAQLPALDDPGALNAWCIATPVRAVADLLGFDESQLDDIAASVVDFVAALSPLSDAASLARASDAARQLLDRMTVRVAQSHARDGTLVSAVKDAAAEAGWHASGALVANLVGLLSQTCEATAAWLANAIVAWHRQSAESVSPADVPDDATLDAFVAEVARFETPVQNTRRFVAARTTLEGVTLDAGAAILVVLAAANRDPAVHRDPHRFVPARTPGPDFGFGTGPHQCPGARIARAVTVGAFGALLRAGGWPPREALKWSYRASANIRMPKFDAAR is encoded by the coding sequence ATGAACCCGACCGATCCGATTGCCGCGGTCATGCACCGCGATCCCTATCCGTATTACGCCGCGCTCCTCGACGGGCCGCCGCTCGCGTACGACGCGTCGCTCGGCCTGTGGGTCGCGACGCGCGCGGCGAGCGTCAGGGCCGTGCTCGGCCATCCGGCGTGCCGCGTGCGTCCGCTCGATCTGCCGGTGCCGCCCGCGCTGCGCGGTACGTCCGCCGGCGCGCTGTTCGGCGAACTCGTGCGCATGAACGACGGCGCGCTGCGGCATCAGGTGCCGAAGCAGGCGCTGCACGCGGCGCTTGCGCAGATCGACGTGCAGGCATCGCGCGGGCGCACGGCGACGCTTGCCGCCGCGCAGTTGCCCGCGCTCGACGATCCCGGTGCGCTGAATGCATGGTGTATCGCCACGCCCGTTCGGGCGGTGGCCGACCTGCTCGGTTTCGACGAATCGCAGCTTGACGACATCGCCGCATCGGTCGTCGATTTCGTCGCCGCGCTGTCGCCGCTGTCCGACGCCGCATCGCTTGCGCGCGCGAGCGACGCCGCGCGACAGTTGCTCGACCGGATGACGGTGCGCGTCGCGCAGTCGCATGCTCGGGACGGCACGCTGGTGTCTGCGGTCAAGGACGCGGCCGCGGAAGCGGGGTGGCACGCGAGCGGTGCGCTCGTCGCGAACCTCGTCGGGCTGCTGTCACAGACCTGCGAAGCGACGGCCGCATGGCTGGCGAACGCGATCGTCGCGTGGCATCGCCAGTCTGCGGAATCGGTGTCGCCAGCCGACGTGCCGGACGATGCGACGCTCGACGCGTTCGTCGCGGAAGTCGCGCGTTTCGAGACACCGGTGCAGAACACGCGACGCTTCGTCGCCGCGCGCACGACGCTCGAAGGCGTGACGCTCGACGCGGGCGCGGCGATTCTCGTCGTGCTCGCCGCGGCGAACCGCGATCCGGCCGTGCATCGCGATCCGCATCGCTTTGTGCCGGCGCGCACGCCGGGCCCGGACTTCGGCTTCGGCACGGGGCCGCATCAATGTCCGGGCGCGCGGATCGCGCGGGCTGTGACGGTGGGAGCGTTCGGGGCGCTGTTGCGCGCGGGCGGCTGGCCGCCGCGCGAAGCGCTGAAGTGGAGCTACCGCGCGTCGGCCAATATCAGGATGCCGAAGTTCGACGCGGCGCGATGA
- a CDS encoding YodC family protein produces the protein MTIRENHRSRFRIGDVVTLKTGGPRMTVTYAGPVVFDDADWLICQWFDEAGHFRQEMFHHQTVVAEPRAISAGRARMRMHASRCRSAA, from the coding sequence ATGACGATCCGAGAAAATCACCGCAGCCGATTTCGTATCGGCGACGTCGTCACGCTGAAAACCGGCGGTCCGCGCATGACAGTCACGTATGCGGGGCCGGTCGTGTTCGACGACGCCGACTGGCTGATCTGCCAGTGGTTCGACGAAGCCGGGCATTTCCGGCAGGAAATGTTCCATCACCAAACCGTCGTGGCCGAGCCGCGCGCCATCTCGGCCGGCCGCGCGCGCATGCGGATGCACGCGAGCCGCTGCCGGTCGGCGGCGTAG
- a CDS encoding isocitrate lyase/PEP mutase family protein yields MPHAAHQTRHAETFRALHARAGAFVIPNPWDAGTARLLAMAGFPALATTSAGYAYSRGLPDNAIGRDAMLEHIAVIAAAGGLPVSADLENGFGDAPEIVAETIRLAAEAGAVGGSIEDATGRADAPIYPRDAAVERIAAAAAAARALPFPFTLTARCENYLNGRRDLADTIARLVAYRDAGADVLYAPGLTDPADIEAVTRAVQVPVNVVMGLQGAALSVDALAALGVKRISVGSALARAALGAFVRAIGEITHAGTFEFAAHAVPSRDLDRWFAASGNPPVEFEP; encoded by the coding sequence ATGCCGCATGCTGCTCACCAGACCCGTCACGCCGAAACGTTCCGTGCGCTGCACGCGCGCGCCGGCGCATTCGTCATTCCGAATCCGTGGGACGCCGGCACCGCGCGGCTGCTCGCGATGGCCGGCTTCCCCGCGCTCGCGACGACGAGCGCCGGCTATGCGTATTCGCGCGGATTGCCCGACAACGCGATCGGCCGCGACGCGATGCTCGAGCACATTGCCGTGATCGCCGCCGCCGGCGGGCTGCCGGTCAGCGCCGACCTCGAAAACGGTTTTGGCGACGCGCCCGAGATCGTCGCCGAGACGATCCGGCTCGCGGCGGAAGCGGGTGCCGTCGGCGGATCGATCGAGGACGCGACCGGCCGTGCCGACGCGCCGATCTATCCGCGCGACGCGGCGGTCGAACGGATCGCGGCCGCCGCCGCGGCGGCACGCGCGCTGCCGTTTCCGTTTACGCTGACCGCCCGCTGCGAAAACTATCTGAACGGCAGGCGCGATCTCGCGGACACGATCGCGCGCCTCGTCGCGTATCGCGACGCGGGCGCCGACGTGCTCTATGCGCCGGGCTTGACCGATCCGGCCGACATCGAGGCCGTGACGCGGGCCGTGCAGGTGCCCGTCAACGTCGTGATGGGATTGCAGGGCGCGGCGCTGAGCGTCGATGCGCTGGCGGCGCTCGGCGTGAAGCGCATCAGCGTCGGCAGCGCGCTCGCGCGTGCCGCACTCGGTGCGTTCGTGCGCGCGATCGGCGAGATCACGCATGCCGGCACGTTCGAATTCGCCGCCCACGCGGTACCGTCGCGCGATCTCGATCGCTGGTTTGCGGCGTCCGGCAATCCGCCGGTCGAATTCGAACCTTAA
- a CDS encoding MurR/RpiR family transcriptional regulator — protein MADNFDELASRIRAQFSELSPQFQAGAAFLLDHPEEVAMSSMRKVAQRAQVQPASLVRLAQQFGFPGWNELRDLCVARVRTRPEPLTQRARSLVRPDAQASLAHDLLAAQQQNLVATAAHNEHALADAAKLIRKASHVHVAGFRSCYPVAFGFVYGYRLFRPSVSLLNGVAGSLEMELRAIGKHSATVIVSFAPYSAEATRVAQAAKAQGSRVVAITDSAVSPIALHADAQLIFTHDSPSFFPSLVAAHAVAEALVAQLLALEGGGAIAELERAEAELHAKGAYVV, from the coding sequence ATGGCCGACAATTTCGACGAACTGGCGTCCCGAATCCGGGCGCAATTTTCCGAGCTGAGCCCGCAATTCCAGGCGGGCGCGGCGTTTCTGCTCGATCATCCCGAAGAAGTGGCCATGTCCTCGATGCGCAAGGTCGCGCAGCGTGCGCAGGTGCAGCCTGCGTCGCTCGTGCGGCTCGCGCAGCAGTTCGGCTTTCCCGGCTGGAACGAGCTGCGCGATCTGTGCGTCGCGCGCGTGCGCACGCGGCCCGAGCCGCTCACGCAGCGCGCGCGCTCGCTCGTACGGCCCGATGCACAGGCGTCGCTCGCGCACGATCTGCTCGCCGCGCAGCAGCAGAATCTCGTCGCCACCGCCGCGCACAACGAGCACGCGCTCGCCGATGCCGCGAAGCTGATCCGCAAGGCATCGCACGTCCATGTCGCCGGGTTCCGTTCGTGCTATCCGGTCGCGTTCGGGTTCGTGTACGGCTATCGGCTGTTCCGCCCGTCGGTGTCGCTGCTCAACGGTGTCGCCGGGTCGCTCGAAATGGAGTTGCGCGCGATCGGCAAGCACAGTGCGACCGTCATCGTCAGCTTCGCGCCGTATTCGGCCGAAGCGACGCGCGTCGCGCAGGCCGCGAAGGCGCAGGGCAGCCGCGTCGTCGCGATCACCGACAGCGCGGTATCCCCGATCGCGCTGCATGCCGACGCGCAACTGATCTTCACGCACGACAGCCCGTCGTTCTTTCCGTCGCTCGTCGCCGCGCATGCGGTGGCCGAGGCGCTCGTCGCGCAACTGCTCGCGCTCGAGGGCGGCGGTGCCATCGCCGAACTCGAGCGCGCCGAAGCCGAACTGCACGCGAAGGGCGCTTACGTCGTTTGA
- a CDS encoding NirD/YgiW/YdeI family stress tolerance protein — MKHLAAILTVALAALPAVGHAQYTGPSALAPTTVKQLLANGRDDQHVQLQGRIVKHLGGEDYEFADATGSIVVEIDDKLWIGNPPVGDKSEVKVIGEFERKWSGRVKVDADRVEVLR, encoded by the coding sequence ATGAAACATCTGGCCGCAATTCTGACCGTCGCGCTCGCTGCGCTGCCCGCCGTCGGTCATGCGCAATATACGGGGCCGTCCGCGCTCGCGCCGACGACGGTGAAGCAGCTGCTCGCGAACGGCCGCGACGATCAGCACGTGCAGCTGCAGGGGCGCATCGTCAAGCACCTCGGCGGCGAGGACTACGAGTTCGCCGATGCGACCGGTTCGATCGTCGTCGAGATCGACGACAAGCTCTGGATCGGCAACCCGCCCGTCGGCGACAAGAGCGAGGTCAAAGTCATCGGCGAATTCGAGCGCAAGTGGTCGGGCCGCGTGAAGGTCGATGCGGATCGCGTCGAAGTGCTGCGCTGA
- a CDS encoding response regulator, with protein sequence MRVLLVEDDPLIGSGLEQGLKQEGFAVDWVKDGDAASLALRSTGYGLLLLDLGLPNRDGLAVLASLRRRDETLPTIIITARDGVRDRIAGLDSGADDYLVKPFELEELLARIRAVNRRHAGRAQTTLAIGALRLDPVKHQVWLHDDEVPLSPKEFVLLHELMREPGAVISREQFEERLYSWGEEIESNAVQVHIHNLRKKLGHDMIRTVRGVGYRIGDGT encoded by the coding sequence ATGCGCGTACTGCTCGTCGAGGACGATCCGCTGATCGGCAGCGGGCTCGAACAGGGGCTGAAACAGGAAGGCTTCGCGGTCGACTGGGTAAAGGACGGCGACGCCGCGTCGCTTGCCCTGCGCTCCACCGGCTACGGCCTGCTGCTGCTCGATCTCGGGCTGCCGAACCGCGACGGCCTCGCGGTGCTCGCGTCGCTGCGCCGCCGCGACGAGACGCTGCCCACGATCATCATCACCGCACGCGATGGCGTGCGGGACCGCATCGCCGGGCTCGACAGCGGTGCCGACGACTATCTGGTCAAACCGTTCGAGCTGGAGGAGCTGCTCGCGCGCATCCGCGCGGTGAACCGGCGCCATGCCGGCCGCGCGCAGACGACGCTCGCGATCGGCGCGCTGCGCCTCGATCCGGTCAAGCATCAGGTGTGGCTGCACGACGACGAGGTGCCGCTGTCGCCGAAGGAATTCGTGCTGCTGCACGAGCTGATGCGCGAGCCCGGCGCCGTGATTTCACGCGAGCAGTTCGAGGAACGGCTGTACAGCTGGGGCGAGGAAATCGAGAGCAACGCCGTGCAGGTGCACATCCACAACCTGCGCAAGAAACTCGGCCACGACATGATCCGCACGGTGCGCGGCGTCGGCTATCGGATCGGTGACGGCACATGA